CGCGCTTGCCGGTCTCCACGCCGTAGTCGCGCAACCGCCGCGCCGTGACGTGGTAGACCTGCTCGGGATCGCCGCTGGCCGGGTGGGCCTCGGCGAGCCGGGACTCCAGGTGGCCGCCGAGCTGGTCGCGCACCCAGCCGATGGTGAACGGGTCGATCACGAACACCAGGCCGCCCGCGTGGTCGAGGAACTCCAGCTCGCTGTTGTCCTCGCGGTCCAGGAAGAACTCGCCTGCCGCGTCGAACAAGTGCAGCAGCGCCTGGCCCCGGGACTTGACCAGCTGCACGGTGATCGCCGCGGGCAGCTGCCCGGCCGGGGTCTTGGTGGTGTCGGCACCGCTGCTGATCAGCTGCTCGCCGTGCTGGAAGGCCTGCCTGCTGCTGTCGTCGACGAAGTCCGTCCGGACGCCTTCGGCCGCGGCCAGGTCCCGCAGCGTCACCAGGCCCGCGTGCACCAGCCTGGTCTTGCCCGCCGACACCGGGCCGAACACCGGCACCCGGATGTCGGTGACCGCGCCGGAGCCACCGCGCAATGGCCGGTCGCAGCGCTGGCAGCGCCCTTCCAGGTGCCGGGACGCCCGCAGCACCGTCGTCGGCAGCCGCTCGCCGCAGCCGCACCTGCGCCGGATCGCGCCCAGCAGACCGGGCCGGATGTCGTGGTGGACCGTCTGACAGCCGTTGCACCGGTAGGCGGGCACGGACATCACGTGGTAGCAGGTCGGGCAGCTGGCGCTGGCCCGGCGCAGGCCTCGAACGGTGTTGTCGTAGCCGCGCATGACCCCGATCGCGGCACCCCAGCCGATCCAGCCCAGGAGCAGCACCACGGCACCGAAGAGCAGGCCCTGGAAGGCACCCAGCGCGCCGCCGAACAGGAAGGGCGGCCCGAGGAAGACGACCAGCCCGACGCGGAACCACCGCTGTGCGCCGAGCTGTCCGCGCACGAACGCCCACCGCCAGCCGCGCGCGACCAGCCCGCCCCAGCCGCGGAGGATCGCCATCAGGTCGCGGCGCCACTGCACGACCAGGTAGCCCGGCCAGGCCCAGTCCCGCGGGAACGGGCCGTGCTGCGCGCGCATGCCGGCCGTTCCGCCGACCACCTGGTCCGGGGTGACCAGGACCGGCCGCTCGGGGCCGCGGCCGAAC
This portion of the Saccharopolyspora antimicrobica genome encodes:
- a CDS encoding TRAFAC clade GTPase domain-containing protein; the encoded protein is MPYLVLALAVLFGGAVVLMLMSAVVTALSPLLALAGAGTALVTAALTLFGRGPERPVLVTPDQVVGGTAGMRAQHGPFPRDWAWPGYLVVQWRRDLMAILRGWGGLVARGWRWAFVRGQLGAQRWFRVGLVVFLGPPFLFGGALGAFQGLLFGAVVLLLGWIGWGAAIGVMRGYDNTVRGLRRASASCPTCYHVMSVPAYRCNGCQTVHHDIRPGLLGAIRRRCGCGERLPTTVLRASRHLEGRCQRCDRPLRGGSGAVTDIRVPVFGPVSAGKTRLVHAGLVTLRDLAAAEGVRTDFVDDSSRQAFQHGEQLISSGADTTKTPAGQLPAAITVQLVKSRGQALLHLFDAAGEFFLDREDNSELEFLDHAGGLVFVIDPFTIGWVRDQLGGHLESRLAEAHPASGDPEQVYHVTARRLRDYGVETGKRALAIAVVKADLLTDVPWAADLCAGAVREWLVTAGLDNLVLAAERDFAEVRFFVVSSVLGTRPGHRMTPAAPFRWLLGRGGFPLGDDEKKAVGA